Proteins co-encoded in one Arachis hypogaea cultivar Tifrunner chromosome 13, arahy.Tifrunner.gnm2.J5K5, whole genome shotgun sequence genomic window:
- the LOC112732311 gene encoding putative glycerol-3-phosphate transporter 5, translating to MSMEFNSLSLPPVLTLFPGLKPPNKTRLFHQTCVLVVTFLAYASFHASRKPPSIVKSVLGPTVPSNSTQAPNLSPTDAGWPPFNDAHGTHRLGELDLAFLSSYSVGMYFAGHVGDRIDLRLFLVVGMMGSGIFTVLFGLGYWFDVHVFGYFVVVQIFCGVFQSIGWPCVVAVVGNWLGESKRGFIMGVWSSHTSVGNIVGSFVASGVLEFGWGWSFVVPGLLIIFVGILVYVFLVVSPEDMGFVRPGIEVEMSAQETSLVKNPQGTESEEAMLFQSEDAASSDSSSAIGFLEAWKIPGVASFAFCLFFSKLVAYTFLYWLPFYIRHTAVAGMHISHKTAGLLSMIFDIGGVLGGITAGFISDVIEARAITSILFLFLSIPALILYRAFGSLSMLANIALMFTSGFFVNGPYSLITTAVAADLGTQSTNGGNSRAVATVTAIIDGTGSVGAALGPLLAGYISTRGWNSVFLMLILSILFAGLFLIRVARTEISAKLPEK from the exons ATGTCAATGGAATTCAATAGTTTGAGCCTTCCGCCGGTTTTGACACTTTTCCCAGGGTTGAAACCCCCTAACAAAACCCGACTGTTCCATCAAACCTGTGTTCTTGTCGTCACGTTTCTTGCATATGCTTCCTTCCATGCCTCTAGGAAGCCACCAAGCATTGTTAAGAGTGTTCTTGGTCCCACAGTTCCTTCGAATTCAACTCAAGCTCCCAATTTGAGTCCCACTGATGCAGGCTGGCCCCCTTTCAATGACGCCCATGGAACTCACCGGCTCGGTGAGCTTGATCTGGCATTCCTTAGTTCCTACTCCGTAGGCATGTATTTCGCCGGTCATGTTGGCGATCGGATCGATTTGAGGCTGTTTCTTGTGGTTGGGATGATGGGGAGTGGGATCTTTACTGTGCTTTTTGGGTTGGGGTACTGGTTTGATGTTCATGTGTTCGGATACTTTGTTGTTGTTCAGATTTTTTGTGGAGTGTTTCAGTCCATTGGGTGGCCCTGTGTGGTGGCAGTTGTGGGGAATTGGCTTGGTGAATCCAAGAGGGGATTCATAATGGGGGTGTGGAGTTCACATACATCAGTGGGGAACATAGTTGGTTCGTTTGTAGCATCTGgagttttggaatttggatggggtTGGTCATTTGTGGTGCCCGGACTTCTGATCATTTTTGTGGGGATTTTGGTGTATGTGTTTCTTGTTGTGAGTCCAGAGGATATGGGATTCGTGCGTCCTGGAATTGAGGTTGAAATGAGTGCGCAAGAAACGAGCTTGGTCAAGAATCCACAGGGAACAGAATCAGAGGAAGCTATGCTTTTTCAGTCTGAAGATGCAGCTTCTTCTGATTCTTCATCTGCAATTGGGTTTCTGGAGGCATGGAAGATACCAGGAGTAGCATCTTTTGCTTTTTGCCTCTTTTTCTCAAAGCTTGTCGCTTACACTTTTCTGTATTGGTTGCCCTTCTACATAAGGCACACTG CTGTTGCCGGTATGCATATATCACACAAGACTGCCGGTTTACTGTCAATGATATTTGACATTGGAGGAGTCCTTGGCGGAATTACAGCAGGGTTCATTTCTGATGTAATTGAAGCACGTGCCATTACATCAATACTGTTCTTGTTCCTATCAATTCCAGCTCTTATTTTGTATCGTGCTTTTGGCAGCCTCTCTATGCTGGCCAACATTGCATTAATGTTTACGTCGGGATTCTTTGTTAATGGTCCATACTCCTTAATCACGACTGCTGTGGCAGCTGATCTTGGTACGCAGAGCACGAATGGTGGAAATTCCCGTGCAGTGGCTACTGTGACTGCAATCATAGACGGTACTGGTTCTGTGGGAGCTGCTCTTGGACCACTTCTGGCAGGTTATATTTCAACTAGAGGATGGAACAGTGTCTTTCTTATGCTGATTCTGTCTATTCTCTTTGCTGGTTTATTCTTGATTCGTGTTGCAAGAACTGAGATAAGTGCGAAGCTTCCAGAAaagtga